Proteins encoded together in one Miscanthus floridulus cultivar M001 chromosome 16, ASM1932011v1, whole genome shotgun sequence window:
- the LOC136513272 gene encoding succinate dehydrogenase subunit 4, mitochondrial-like, translating into MASRILARSKALTLAAALTRAAADAAPPISGARALSSLPRYPSAPSSHGLGKVLGYEPTSDLSGAQVLPRWFSSLASNGSQISETYKSGGEMKQSDAQKTSEEATPKVVVFSPLEAAIAKPRSSPLTSESSKVRRSEILTQVTFYMIPALLLVSKNSISTSLLVGAVFHQVYMFHKEILLDYVHHDITRKWALIYFKLLLLVMAKDTIMYFNLF; encoded by the exons ATGGCGTCGCGGATCCTGGCCCGATCCAAGGCCCTCACCCTCGCCGCCGCCctcacccgcgccgccgccgacgcagCGCCGCCGATCTCCGGAGCTCGCGCGCTCTCGTCCCTGCCCCGCTACCCGTCCGCCCCGTCGTCCCATGGGCTCGGCAAG GTTCTGGGATATGAACCTACATCTGACCTCAGTGGAGCACAAGTTTTACCTCGTTGGTTTTCCTCTCTAGCATCCAATGGATCTCAG ATCTCTGAGACATACAAGTCAGGTGGTGAAATGAAACAGTCTGATGCACAGAAAACGAGTGAGGAAGCCACACCCAAGGTTGTGGTGTTCAGCCCGCTAGAAGCAGCTATCGCTAAACCTAGAAGTAGTCCCCTGACAAGTGAGAGTTCTAAAGTAAGGCGATCAGAGATATTAACCCAAGTCACCTTTTACATGATCCCAGCTCTGCTTCTTGTCTCCAAGAACAGCATAAGTACCTCTCTTCTGGTCGGCGCGGTGTTCCATCAAGTATACATGTTCCACAAGGAGATTCTTCTGGACTACGTCCACCATGATATCACCAGAAAGTGGGCTTTGATATACTTCAAGCTGCTTTTGCTGGTGATGGCGAAGGACACCATCATGTACTTTAATCTGTTCTAA